Proteins encoded together in one Quercus lobata isolate SW786 chromosome 3, ValleyOak3.0 Primary Assembly, whole genome shotgun sequence window:
- the LOC115980008 gene encoding 40S ribosomal protein S24-1, which produces MAEKAVTIRTRKFMTNRLLSRKQFVIDVLHPGRPNVSKAELKEKLSKMYEVKDTNAIFVFKFRTHFGGGKSTGFGLIYDSVENAKKYEPKYRLIRNGLDTKVEKSRKQMKERKNRAKKIRGVKKTKASDAAKAKKK; this is translated from the exons ATGGCGGAAAAGGCAGTGACTATCCGTACCAGGAAGTTCATGACCAACAGGCTTCTCTCCAGAAAACAATTC GTCATTGATGTTCTTCATCCAGGAAGACCCAATGTTTCCAAG GCTGAGCTGAAGGAGAAGCTGTCAAAGATGTATGAAGTGAAAGACACAAATGCAATCTTCGTTTTCAAGTTCCGGACTCACTTTGGAGGTGGAAAATCAACCggttttggtttgatttatGACTCTGTTGAGAATGCCAAAAAATATGAACCCAAGTACAGGCTCATTAGG AATGGACTTGATACTAAGGTAGAGAAGTCAAGGAAGCAGATGAAGGAAAGGAAGAACAGAGCCAAGAAGATCCGTGGAGTAAAGAAG ACAAAGGCTTCAGATGCTGCCAAGGCAAAGAAGAAATGA